Sequence from the Kiritimatiellia bacterium genome:
GCTTGTCGGCGGGATCGCTGAGCACGCTGCCGTCCGGACGGAAAAAGAGCGTCATGTCGCTGTAGGTGACGGGGGTTGAGGCGCTCAGGTCGTTTTCACGCACATAGGCGAGCCGCACATGGCCGGTGAGGCGTTGGAAAGGCGTGGCGGGCGTGATGGAGAGGACGTTCTCCTGAATGTCTGCGAGGTCTTCTTCCGGGGCGAGCACGCTGTTCAGCGCCGCTTCGACCGAGGTCGTGTCGTTGGTCGGTTGGCACAGGAAGGCCTGGAAGCCTGTGACGACGCGGGTTTGGTTGGTCGTTTCGCTGCCGTAGCTGAAGGCGACATAGGCGTTGCGGGTAACGGCGAGTGTGCGGGCCTGCTGGAGCCCGACCTCCACGATGCGGGTGGCGCCGGTGAGGGCGTGCGCCGTACCCCACGAGCCGTAGGCGCCGACGAGGATCGCCAGCCCGATGCCGATGACGGTCAGCACGGCCAGAAGCTCGAAGAGCGTGAAGGCCTTATTGCGGCCACGGAGTGGCCGCAATGGAGAGAGTAAAAAGGAGAAACTTTTAACGCAGAGACGCGGAGGCACAGAGGCGCTGAGGAAGCAGGGGGTAATCTCCGCGTCTTTGCGTCTTTGCGTCTTTGCGTTAAGAAAAAGCGCCATCATGGCGTCACCCCCGCGCTGTAAATGTAGGTGATGCCGCGGTCGGCTTCAGGGCCGACGGAAAAGGCGAACGCAACCGTGTTGGAGACCGGCTTGTTATAAATCACGGTGCCGTCGCGCTTGACCTTGACGGTGAAAACGGAACGGGGATGCAGTCCCATGACGAGCCGGTAGGGACGCCCCCATGGATCGGCGTAATCCACGCGTTCGAAATCAGTTTCATGGGCGAGCTGCAGGAACGGGATGCCCTTGGGGTTCAACG
This genomic interval carries:
- a CDS encoding prepilin-type N-terminal cleavage/methylation domain-containing protein, with the protein product MMALFLNAKTQRRKDAEITPCFLSASVPPRLCVKSFSFLLSPLRPLRGRNKAFTLFELLAVLTVIGIGLAILVGAYGSWGTAHALTGATRIVEVGLQQARTLAVTRNAYVAFSYGSETTNQTRVVTGFQAFLCQPTNDTTSVEAALNSVLAPEEDLADIQENVLSITPATPFQRLTGHVRLAYVRENDLSASTPVTYSDMTLFFRPDGSVLSDPADK